From the genome of Pseudomonas hamedanensis:
GTGCAGCAGGTCACCGATGCCGCCGGCGTCGCGGTGGTCATTGAAGCCAGACACATGTGCATGATGATGCGCGGTGTCGAAAAACAGAATTCGACCATGAACACCTCGGTCATGCTCGGCGCCTTCCGCGACTCGAGCACCACCCGCCAGGAGTTTCTGCAATTGATTGGACGGAGCAAGTAAATGCCACAACTTCAACCAGGAATGGCACGCATCCGGGTCAAGGATTTGCGCTTGCGCACCTTTATCGGGATCAACGAGGACGAGATCCTCAACAAGCAGGATGTGCTGATCAACCTGACCATTCTGTATGCCGCGCAGGAAGCGGTGCGTGACAACGACATCGACCATGCGCTGAATTACCGCACCATCACCAAGGCGATCATCGCCCATGTCGAGGGCAACCGCTTCGCGCTGCTCGAGCGTCTGACCCAGGAACTGCTCGATCTGGTGATGACCAACGACTCGGTGCTGTACGCCGAAGTCGAAGTCGACAAACCGCACGCGCTGCGTTTCGCCGAGTCGGTCTCGATAACGCTCGCGGCAAGCCGCTAAGCTTCAAGCTTCAAGCTTCAAGCTTCAAGCCGCAAGCTGTAAACTTCGCTCACTGTCACCCCATCTTGCAGCTTGAAGCGCGCCGCTTGAAGCTGTCTCGCAGAGACCCCTATGACCGAGCAACAACGCCTCGAACTCGAAGCCGCCGCCTTCCGCCGGCTGGTCGCCCACCTGGACAGCCGCAAGGATGTGCAGAACATCGACCTGATGAACCTCGCCGGCTTCTGCCGCAACTGCCTGTCCAAGTGGTACAAGGCCGAAGCCGACGAGCGTCAGATCGAGGTCAGCCTTGATGACGCCCGCGAAGTGGTTTACGGCATGCCATACGCCGAGTGGAAAGCGCAATATCAGCA
Proteins encoded in this window:
- the folX gene encoding dihydroneopterin triphosphate 2'-epimerase, whose product is MPQLQPGMARIRVKDLRLRTFIGINEDEILNKQDVLINLTILYAAQEAVRDNDIDHALNYRTITKAIIAHVEGNRFALLERLTQELLDLVMTNDSVLYAEVEVDKPHALRFAESVSITLAASR
- a CDS encoding DUF1244 domain-containing protein, which encodes MTEQQRLELEAAAFRRLVAHLDSRKDVQNIDLMNLAGFCRNCLSKWYKAEADERQIEVSLDDAREVVYGMPYAEWKAQYQQEASAEQQAAFAKGKTHD